In Pseudomonadota bacterium, a single window of DNA contains:
- a CDS encoding tetratricopeptide repeat protein, which produces MSIILDALKKAQQERKQTTTKTTYTFKNPGQKPRWVVYGILIVVVASVVGYLYVKVIVKPEPPKAKPVTIEAKKIEAKVESIEKKAESAKTLIKTEMAKPKEEIKVAVQKTEVVKKEVVEKKIIAKRVKQKTPAPRKEPAPEGQRQDAGLKAGKVDERKLDLIYNEALKETQMGRLNEAKRLYLSILAERPDHIEALNNLGVIVTNEGNTKEALFYFKKILEYKRDYAKAYNNIGLIMMSEGDKKLAEEYFRKSIELDAGSVEPYLNLSAHLRGERRLQEASRFLEAILRKGIKNPALYLSYAISKDELNQPTEAVRYYRAYLNEGSGTKEERNKITERLRVLEEGQSTKNR; this is translated from the coding sequence ATGAGTATAATCCTCGATGCCCTTAAGAAGGCACAGCAGGAAAGGAAGCAAACAACCACAAAGACTACCTATACATTTAAAAATCCGGGTCAAAAGCCAAGATGGGTTGTTTATGGTATCCTTATTGTGGTTGTTGCTTCTGTTGTAGGGTATCTTTATGTAAAGGTTATTGTGAAGCCTGAACCACCAAAGGCAAAACCTGTAACAATAGAAGCAAAAAAGATTGAGGCGAAAGTTGAAAGTATAGAAAAGAAAGCTGAGTCTGCAAAGACTCTAATAAAGACTGAAATGGCAAAACCAAAGGAAGAAATAAAGGTTGCTGTCCAGAAAACCGAAGTCGTTAAGAAGGAAGTTGTTGAGAAGAAAATAATAGCTAAACGTGTGAAGCAAAAAACCCCTGCACCCAGGAAGGAGCCTGCACCTGAGGGACAGAGGCAAGATGCAGGCCTCAAAGCGGGCAAGGTGGATGAGAGAAAGCTCGACCTTATTTACAATGAGGCATTAAAAGAAACACAGATGGGTAGGTTAAATGAGGCAAAGAGACTTTACCTCAGCATATTGGCGGAACGTCCTGACCATATTGAGGCGCTTAACAACCTCGGTGTAATTGTTACGAACGAAGGGAATACAAAAGAGGCACTTTTTTATTTTAAAAAGATTCTCGAATATAAAAGGGATTATGCAAAGGCATACAATAATATAGGGCTTATTATGATGAGTGAGGGTGATAAAAAACTCGCTGAGGAGTATTTCAGGAAATCAATAGAACTTGACGCAGGAAGCGTAGAACCATATCTGAATCTCTCCGCACATTTAAGAGGTGAAAGAAGGTTGCAGGAAGCGTCACGATTCCTCGAAGCAATTCTTCGAAAAGGGATTAAGAACCCAGCCCTTTACCTCTCTTATGCAATTTCCAAGGATGAGCTGAACCAGCCCACTGAAGCAGTGAGATATTACAGGGCTTATCTGAACGAGGGCTCAGGAACGAAAGAGGAGAGAAATAAAATTACTGAGAGGTTAAGGGTTCTTGAAGAAGGTCAATCTACAAAAAATCGTTGA